In the genome of Segatella copri, one region contains:
- a CDS encoding ABC transporter permease, whose product MNFPLFIAKKLYSDQGDKRKVSRPAIHIATAGVAIGLAIMIMSVCVVLGFKHTIRDKVVGFGSHIQVADFMTLQQQNQYPVVMNDSMMGVLRKIPGVKHVQRFAMKEGILKTDSDFLGVAFKGVGPEFDSTFIHQNMVEGSIPKFDDKASHNKILISKLMADKLKLKNGERIFAYFIDDNGVRMRRFTIQGIYQTNLKKYDETMVYTDLYTAVKLNGWMDDQTSGAELTVNDFEKLNETEDYIINKVNRTVDHYGETYSSATIKDLNPNIFQWLGLMDLNVWIILALMLIVAGVTMISGLLIIILERTSMIGVLKALGARNRTIRHTFLWFAVFIIGRGMLLGNIIALAILAVQYFTGVLKLDAQTYYVSTVPVEFNWLFIVALNVATLLISVFMLVAPSYLISHIHPAKSMRYE is encoded by the coding sequence ATGAATTTTCCTCTATTTATAGCAAAGAAATTGTATAGCGACCAGGGCGATAAACGTAAAGTTTCTCGCCCTGCTATCCATATAGCCACCGCTGGCGTTGCCATCGGACTCGCCATCATGATCATGTCGGTATGCGTGGTGCTGGGATTCAAGCATACCATCCGCGACAAGGTGGTGGGATTCGGAAGCCACATACAGGTGGCGGATTTCATGACCCTGCAGCAGCAGAACCAGTATCCCGTGGTGATGAACGACTCCATGATGGGCGTGCTCCGAAAGATTCCGGGCGTGAAACACGTGCAGCGATTCGCCATGAAGGAAGGAATCCTCAAGACCGACAGCGACTTCCTGGGCGTTGCCTTCAAGGGCGTGGGACCGGAGTTTGACTCCACCTTCATCCACCAGAACATGGTGGAAGGAAGCATACCGAAGTTTGACGACAAGGCAAGTCACAACAAAATCCTGATTTCCAAGCTGATGGCCGACAAGCTGAAGCTGAAGAACGGAGAAAGAATCTTCGCCTATTTCATCGACGACAACGGAGTGAGAATGCGACGGTTCACCATCCAGGGCATCTATCAGACCAATCTGAAGAAATACGACGAGACGATGGTCTACACCGACCTCTATACCGCCGTGAAACTGAACGGATGGATGGACGACCAGACCAGCGGAGCCGAACTGACGGTGAACGATTTCGAGAAACTCAACGAGACGGAAGACTATATTATAAATAAGGTGAACCGCACCGTGGATCATTATGGCGAAACCTACAGCAGTGCCACCATCAAGGACTTGAATCCGAACATCTTCCAGTGGCTCGGACTGATGGACCTCAACGTGTGGATCATCCTCGCCCTGATGCTCATCGTGGCAGGCGTAACCATGATCAGCGGACTGCTCATCATCATTCTGGAACGCACCTCGATGATTGGCGTACTCAAGGCCTTGGGTGCCCGCAACCGCACCATCCGCCACACCTTCCTCTGGTTTGCCGTGTTCATCATAGGCAGGGGAATGCTGCTGGGCAACATCATAGCCCTGGCAATTCTAGCAGTGCAGTATTTCACAGGGGTGCTAAAACTCGATGCGCAGACTTACTACGTAAGTACGGTGCCCGTAGAGTTCAACTGGCTCTTCATCGTGGCGCTGAATGTAGCCACCCTGCTCATCAGCGTGTTCATGCTCGTAGCCCCAAGCTACCTCATCTCGCATATCCATCCAGCCAAATCGATGAGATATGAATAA
- a CDS encoding AMP-binding protein yields the protein MNKNMEIPSFNALIQKSIIDHWDMDALTDYKGATLQYHDVARKIEKLHIMFENSGVVKGDKIALCGRNSANWAVAFLATLTYGAIAVPILHEFMPEQIHNIVNHSDAKLLFVGDVVATQVDATKMPGLEGIIYIPDYSLVVSRTDKLTYAREHLNEMFGIKYPKYFRKNHVSYYIDQDPDELAMINYTSGTTGFSKGVMVPYRALWSNADFAENVLGKKIKAGDSIISILPMAHMYGMAFEFIFEFLKGCHVFYLTRIPSPAIIAEAFGRIKPAVIIAVPLVIEKIIRKKVFPKIQNNRMRMLLHMPVISKKVKEKICDQVSNAFGGNFYEVIIGGAAFNREVENFLYGVGFRYTVGYGATECAPIICYEDYKNFVPGSCGKAALHMMVRIDSPDPENVPGEILAKGPNVMLGYYKNEEATKQTIDEKGWYHTGDLGTMDGDGNVFIKGRSKNMLLGASGQNIYPEEIEDKLNSLALVAESVVVQKGEKLVGLVYPDFDEAQSLNLGRKELEDIMEQNRQELNTMVPGYSKLSEIRIHDEEFEKTPKKSIKRYLYTAE from the coding sequence ATGAATAAGAATATGGAAATTCCTAGCTTTAACGCACTTATACAGAAGAGCATCATAGACCATTGGGATATGGATGCCCTGACCGACTACAAGGGAGCCACCTTGCAGTATCACGATGTGGCACGCAAGATTGAAAAGCTGCACATCATGTTTGAGAACTCCGGCGTAGTGAAGGGCGACAAGATTGCCCTCTGCGGTCGTAACAGTGCTAATTGGGCGGTGGCATTCCTCGCTACCTTGACCTATGGTGCCATCGCGGTGCCTATCCTGCATGAGTTCATGCCTGAACAGATTCACAATATCGTGAACCACAGCGACGCCAAGTTACTCTTCGTGGGTGATGTGGTGGCTACTCAGGTGGACGCAACCAAGATGCCAGGGCTGGAGGGAATCATCTACATTCCAGACTACTCGCTCGTGGTTTCACGCACCGATAAGCTGACATACGCCCGCGAGCACCTCAACGAGATGTTCGGCATCAAGTATCCTAAGTACTTCCGCAAGAACCATGTAAGCTACTACATCGATCAGGACCCAGACGAACTGGCGATGATCAACTATACCAGTGGAACCACCGGTTTCTCCAAGGGTGTGATGGTTCCTTACCGTGCCCTCTGGAGCAATGCCGATTTTGCCGAGAATGTACTGGGCAAGAAGATCAAGGCAGGTGATTCAATAATCAGCATCCTGCCGATGGCCCACATGTATGGCATGGCATTCGAGTTTATCTTCGAATTCCTCAAGGGCTGCCACGTCTTCTATCTCACCCGCATCCCTAGCCCGGCCATCATTGCTGAGGCATTCGGCCGCATCAAGCCAGCAGTTATCATCGCTGTGCCTCTGGTCATCGAGAAGATTATCCGCAAGAAGGTGTTCCCTAAGATTCAGAACAACCGCATGCGCATGCTGCTCCACATGCCAGTGATCAGCAAGAAGGTGAAGGAGAAGATATGCGACCAGGTGAGCAACGCCTTCGGTGGCAACTTCTACGAGGTAATTATCGGCGGTGCTGCGTTCAACCGAGAGGTAGAGAACTTCCTGTATGGCGTAGGATTCAGATATACAGTGGGTTATGGTGCTACAGAGTGTGCACCTATCATCTGCTACGAGGATTACAAGAACTTCGTGCCGGGTTCTTGCGGTAAGGCAGCGCTCCACATGATGGTTCGCATCGACAGTCCAGACCCAGAGAATGTACCGGGCGAAATCCTAGCCAAGGGTCCTAACGTGATGCTGGGTTACTACAAGAACGAGGAGGCTACCAAGCAGACCATCGATGAGAAGGGCTGGTATCACACCGGCGACCTCGGAACCATGGATGGCGACGGCAATGTATTCATCAAGGGCCGCAGCAAGAACATGCTCCTGGGTGCATCGGGCCAGAACATCTATCCTGAGGAAATAGAGGATAAGCTCAACTCCCTAGCCCTCGTTGCCGAGAGCGTGGTGGTCCAGAAGGGCGAAAAGCTCGTAGGTTTGGTTTATCCAGATTTCGACGAGGCGCAGTCGCTGAACCTCGGCAGAAAGGAACTGGAGGATATCATGGAACAGAACCGCCAGGAACTCAACACGATGGTTCCAGGCTACAGCAAGCTGAGCGAAATCCGCATACACGACGAAGAGTTCGAAAAGACGCCAAAGAAGAGTATCAAGCGATACCTCTATACGGCGGAGTAA
- a CDS encoding AMP-binding protein has translation MNSIPSFNSYIERSIIKNWNLDALTDYKGATLQYHDVARKIEKLHILFENSDVKKGDKIAVCGRNSSQWAVAFLAIITYGAIVVPIQNEFKPEQIHNIVNHSESKLLFVGDVVATEINPEEMPTLEGIIYLPDNSLVISRSEKLTYARENLNAMFGHKYPKYFRAEHVKYHVDDPEELAMINYTSGTTGFSKGVMLPYRALWGNLDYLIDSVRPKIGKNCNVLSTLPMAHMYGLMTEFLYNIVEGNHIFFLTRLPSPTLISEALAEIQPDILFAVPLVVDKIVRKEVFPHIQTNRARLLMNMPVISKRIKEKVREFVLRKFGNRPYEVVVGGAPLNKEIENFFISVGFPIAMGYGTTETAPLITFAHQDNYVAGSCGVAVKHMEVKVLSDDPENVAGELVCRGINVMKGYYKNQEATDAVIDEDGWFHTGDLATMDAEGHFFVRGRSKNMLLGPNGQNIYPEEIEDKLNSMPMVNESIVLQKDDKLVALVHPEMDESQEMGFSQEDLVNIMEQNRKDLNLQMPSFAKISRIQLHDTEFEKTAKKSIKRYLYQDAI, from the coding sequence ATGAATTCAATACCAAGTTTTAACTCGTATATTGAGAGAAGCATCATCAAGAACTGGAACCTGGATGCGCTCACCGATTACAAGGGAGCCACCCTGCAATACCACGATGTTGCTAGAAAGATAGAGAAACTGCACATCCTGTTTGAAAACAGCGATGTGAAGAAGGGCGACAAGATTGCCGTCTGCGGAAGAAATAGTAGCCAGTGGGCAGTAGCCTTCCTGGCCATTATTACTTACGGTGCCATCGTCGTACCTATACAGAACGAATTTAAGCCTGAGCAGATTCACAACATCGTGAACCACAGCGAGAGCAAACTGCTCTTCGTGGGCGATGTGGTGGCTACGGAAATCAATCCGGAAGAAATGCCTACACTGGAAGGCATCATCTATCTGCCAGACAATTCGCTCGTCATCTCCCGTTCAGAAAAACTGACCTACGCGCGTGAGAACCTCAATGCCATGTTCGGCCACAAATACCCAAAGTATTTCCGAGCTGAGCACGTAAAGTATCACGTGGATGATCCGGAAGAACTGGCGATGATCAACTACACCAGCGGAACCACAGGGTTCTCGAAGGGTGTGATGCTGCCTTACAGGGCACTGTGGGGCAATCTCGACTATCTCATCGACTCCGTGAGACCGAAGATAGGAAAGAACTGCAACGTCCTCTCTACCCTGCCGATGGCACACATGTATGGACTGATGACAGAGTTCCTCTACAACATCGTTGAAGGAAACCACATCTTCTTCCTCACCCGCCTGCCGAGCCCAACGCTCATCTCTGAGGCACTGGCTGAGATTCAGCCCGACATCCTCTTCGCCGTTCCGCTCGTGGTGGATAAGATTGTAAGAAAGGAAGTGTTCCCACATATCCAGACCAACCGTGCCCGCCTCCTGATGAACATGCCTGTCATCAGCAAGCGCATCAAGGAGAAGGTTCGCGAGTTCGTGCTCCGCAAGTTTGGCAATCGCCCTTACGAGGTGGTTGTGGGTGGCGCACCACTCAACAAGGAGATTGAGAACTTCTTCATCAGCGTGGGCTTCCCTATCGCCATGGGCTACGGAACCACCGAAACCGCTCCACTCATCACCTTCGCCCATCAGGACAACTATGTGGCAGGAAGCTGCGGCGTTGCCGTGAAGCACATGGAGGTGAAGGTACTGAGCGATGACCCTGAAAACGTGGCCGGCGAACTGGTTTGCCGTGGCATCAACGTGATGAAGGGCTACTACAAGAACCAGGAGGCTACGGATGCCGTAATCGATGAAGACGGATGGTTCCACACGGGCGACCTGGCTACGATGGACGCCGAAGGCCACTTCTTCGTAAGAGGAAGAAGCAAGAACATGCTGCTGGGCCCTAACGGACAGAACATCTATCCGGAGGAGATTGAAGACAAGCTCAACTCCATGCCGATGGTGAACGAGAGCATCGTACTCCAGAAGGACGACAAGCTCGTGGCACTGGTGCATCCGGAAATGGACGAAAGCCAGGAGATGGGATTCAGCCAGGAAGACCTCGTCAACATCATGGAGCAGAACCGAAAGGACCTGAACCTGCAGATGCCAAGCTTCGCAAAAATCTCGCGCATCCAGTTGCACGACACTGAATTTGAAAAGACGGCAAAGAAGTCGATTAAGCGCTACCTCTATCAGGACGCTATATAA
- a CDS encoding EFR1 family ferrodoxin (N-terminal region resembles flavodoxins. C-terminal ferrodoxin region binds two 4Fe-4S clusters.) — translation MIFYFSGTGNTKWAASKLASATHEDLISIAPYMRADDSSHTLAEPFILKENERLGFVFPVHGWRVPKLVREFIGKMKVQRAEPDAAGSLPFTYCVCTAGDSIGLTIENLNEVISQNPSLQALGITKVSSSYSLIMPESYVGLPFMDVDTKEKEIWKKSKSAQELAVICEEIFDRKEGVSQLVKGPIPWFFTKVVGGFFENVFITDKRFHVEKDKCVKCGICANVCPVGDIKGGHGEYPEWLHHKDCLTCFTCYHHCPHHAIEFGKQTQKKGQYYF, via the coding sequence ATGATATTTTATTTCTCAGGAACAGGAAATACCAAGTGGGCGGCGTCAAAACTGGCGTCGGCTACTCATGAAGACTTGATTTCCATCGCTCCCTACATGAGGGCTGATGATTCAAGCCATACCCTAGCCGAGCCGTTTATTCTGAAAGAGAATGAACGGCTCGGATTCGTTTTCCCCGTACACGGCTGGAGAGTTCCCAAGCTGGTAAGGGAGTTTATCGGAAAGATGAAGGTTCAGAGGGCTGAACCGGATGCTGCTGGAAGCCTTCCTTTCACCTATTGCGTTTGTACGGCGGGCGACAGCATCGGGCTCACCATCGAGAACCTGAACGAGGTCATCTCTCAGAATCCGTCGCTTCAAGCCCTGGGCATCACGAAGGTATCTTCCTCCTACTCCCTCATTATGCCAGAATCCTACGTGGGTCTTCCCTTTATGGATGTAGACACTAAGGAGAAGGAAATCTGGAAGAAATCGAAATCGGCTCAGGAACTTGCCGTAATCTGCGAAGAGATTTTCGACCGGAAGGAAGGCGTAAGCCAATTGGTAAAAGGGCCTATCCCATGGTTCTTCACCAAGGTAGTGGGCGGTTTCTTCGAGAACGTGTTCATCACCGACAAGCGATTCCATGTAGAGAAAGACAAGTGTGTGAAATGTGGCATCTGCGCCAATGTCTGTCCGGTGGGCGATATCAAGGGCGGCCATGGCGAATATCCCGAGTGGCTTCACCACAAGGATTGCCTCACCTGCTTCACCTGCTATCACCACTGTCCGCACCACGCCATCGAATTCGGAAAGCAGACTCAGAAGAAGGGACAATATTATTTCTGA
- a CDS encoding M6 family metalloprotease domain-containing protein, whose product MKRTILSLAFALLSATSMFAAKAQPGICQVQLADGSIVSASRFGDENFCYYITTDGTPLKLNDSGKYEKTTIQELEAQYSAAMQARQIKANLVNQAYQAYQANQAYQANQASRASGINPQNRYFPHTGSPKALVILVEFPDLKFKSSDPVATFNHYLNAEMGEAAPEADAAVYSQKSKHTNYGSVREYFKFCSEGKFTPQFDVVGPVTMNERYAYYGRNRNDYDIDLGNDQMLSEACDKIDSKVDFSKYDSDGDGVVDLVYIIYAGYSESISGNEANCLWPKSGTTTFYRYDEYGKKQGILMCDGKSFSRYGINNELNGKPADTKNGLYQINGIGLFCHEFSHTLGLPDHYPTRLPASTADNQSPEYWDLMDAGEYTYDGYRPTPYTPWEKMLMGWVNPITLSPAEAAQITLEPYDVASKAYKIDADVNDDNFSINPNYTSGDVSDQTKKFLKERAQGEFLLLQNIRNEGWYKYLTGYGMLVWRIDYADKSTVSLGDFPNNEKGISRVMVVPADGLVINQANCGDGMKYTWDEYTQNAQNDPFPAYNAGEDGKDINSLTEVKFNWSTLTTRPLYNIKKDEATGMVTFDYLKDFAADAAVKGITMDEDNQPTKYFDLEGRSVQTPKKGHLYITNKGKKVVF is encoded by the coding sequence ATGAAAAGAACAATACTAAGCTTAGCTTTTGCCTTGCTGTCAGCCACTTCCATGTTCGCGGCAAAGGCACAACCAGGCATCTGCCAGGTTCAACTCGCCGACGGCAGCATCGTCTCAGCTTCACGCTTTGGCGATGAAAACTTCTGCTATTACATCACCACCGATGGAACTCCTCTTAAACTCAACGACAGCGGAAAATACGAAAAAACCACCATCCAGGAACTCGAGGCACAATACTCCGCAGCGATGCAGGCACGGCAAATCAAAGCCAATCTGGTTAACCAGGCTTATCAGGCTTATCAGGCAAATCAGGCTTATCAGGCAAATCAAGCCAGCAGAGCCAGCGGCATCAACCCTCAAAACAGATACTTCCCACATACGGGCAGTCCCAAGGCACTGGTCATCCTCGTTGAATTCCCTGATTTGAAATTCAAGAGCAGCGACCCAGTGGCTACCTTCAACCACTATCTCAATGCCGAGATGGGCGAAGCAGCTCCAGAGGCCGATGCTGCCGTGTATTCCCAGAAATCAAAACACACCAATTATGGATCTGTAAGAGAATACTTCAAGTTCTGCAGCGAAGGAAAGTTCACCCCTCAATTTGATGTGGTGGGTCCTGTCACCATGAACGAAAGATACGCCTATTACGGAAGAAACAGAAACGACTATGACATCGACCTGGGCAACGATCAGATGCTCAGCGAGGCATGCGACAAGATAGACAGCAAGGTGGATTTCTCGAAATATGATTCTGACGGCGATGGCGTCGTAGATCTGGTATACATCATCTACGCCGGCTATTCCGAGAGCATTTCGGGCAATGAAGCCAACTGTCTCTGGCCGAAATCGGGTACCACCACTTTCTACCGCTACGACGAATACGGCAAGAAGCAAGGCATATTGATGTGCGATGGCAAGAGTTTCTCACGCTATGGTATCAACAATGAGCTGAACGGCAAGCCAGCAGATACCAAGAATGGCCTCTACCAGATTAATGGTATCGGTCTTTTCTGCCACGAGTTCTCGCACACCCTGGGCTTGCCAGACCATTATCCAACCAGATTGCCAGCCAGCACAGCCGATAACCAGAGTCCGGAATACTGGGATCTGATGGATGCAGGCGAATACACCTATGATGGCTATCGCCCTACCCCATACACCCCATGGGAAAAGATGTTGATGGGATGGGTGAACCCTATCACGCTAAGTCCTGCGGAAGCTGCACAGATAACCCTGGAGCCATACGATGTGGCATCGAAGGCCTATAAGATTGATGCCGATGTGAACGACGACAACTTCTCCATCAACCCGAACTACACATCGGGCGATGTGAGCGACCAGACCAAAAAATTTCTGAAGGAGAGAGCCCAGGGCGAATTCCTGCTGCTCCAGAACATCCGCAACGAGGGCTGGTATAAGTATCTCACGGGATATGGCATGCTGGTATGGCGCATCGACTATGCCGACAAGAGCACCGTGAGCTTGGGCGATTTTCCTAACAACGAAAAAGGCATTTCAAGGGTGATGGTGGTTCCAGCCGATGGCCTCGTCATCAACCAGGCTAACTGCGGAGACGGCATGAAATATACCTGGGACGAATACACTCAGAACGCCCAGAACGACCCGTTCCCAGCCTATAACGCAGGCGAAGACGGCAAGGACATCAACAGTCTCACTGAGGTGAAGTTCAACTGGAGCACCCTGACCACCCGTCCTCTCTACAATATCAAGAAGGATGAAGCCACCGGCATGGTAACCTTCGACTACCTGAAGGATTTCGCTGCCGATGCCGCCGTCAAGGGCATCACGATGGATGAAGACAACCAGCCAACGAAATACTTCGACCTGGAAGGCCGCAGCGTGCAGACCCCGAAGAAGGGCCATCTGTATATAACAAACAAGGGAAAGAAAGTGGTTTTCTAG
- a CDS encoding DUF4494 domain-containing protein, protein MRSRTSTWFETKVKYQKTMEDGSEKVVSEAYVVDALSFTEAESAIIDEMSVYVSGELKVSGIGKACYGEIFFSDLDDDDKWYKAKLQFITIDEKSEKEKRSNVTYLVQAKSLARALRYIDEVMGKTMIDYDIVGLNETKLMDVFEHHAPGEKKEEKNDVPEYEQGKAE, encoded by the coding sequence ATGAGAAGTAGAACAAGCACTTGGTTTGAGACTAAAGTTAAATATCAGAAGACCATGGAAGATGGTTCAGAGAAGGTTGTATCTGAGGCTTACGTTGTAGATGCCTTAAGCTTCACCGAGGCTGAGAGCGCCATCATCGACGAGATGTCTGTTTACGTGAGTGGCGAGTTGAAGGTGAGCGGCATCGGCAAGGCTTGCTATGGCGAGATTTTCTTCAGCGACCTGGATGATGACGACAAGTGGTACAAGGCTAAGCTGCAGTTTATCACCATCGATGAGAAGAGTGAGAAGGAGAAGCGTTCTAACGTTACTTACCTGGTTCAGGCTAAGTCATTGGCCCGTGCACTGCGCTATATCGACGAGGTGATGGGCAAGACCATGATTGATTACGACATCGTGGGTCTCAACGAGACCAAGCTGATGGATGTATTCGAGCACCACGCTCCTGGCGAGAAGAAGGAGGAGAAGAACGACGTTCCAGAGTACGAGCAGGGCAAAGCCGAGTAA
- a CDS encoding pyridoxal phosphate-dependent aminotransferase: MPEISVRGLEMPESPIRKLAPLAAAAKKRGVKVYHLNIGQPDLPTPQCGLDALKHIDRTILEYSPSQGYLSYREKLVDYYKKFNINVTADDIIITSGGSEAVLFSFMSCLNPGDEIIVPEPAYANYMAFAISAGAKIRTIATTIEEGFSLPKVEKFEELINEHTRAILICNPNNPTGYLYTRREMNQIRDLVKKYDLYLFSDEVYREYIYTGSPYISAMHLEGIEQNTVLIDSVSKRYSECGIRVGALITKNAEIRKAVMKFCQARLSPPLIGQIVAEASLDAPEEYYRDVYDEYVERRKCLIDGLNRIPGVYSPIPMGAFYTVAKLPIDDSEKFCRWCLEEFDYEGETVMMAPASGFYTTPGAGRNQVRMAYVLKKDDLNRALIVLAKALEAYPGRVEDEGL, encoded by the coding sequence ATGCCTGAAATATCAGTACGCGGCCTCGAAATGCCTGAGTCACCTATCAGAAAGCTGGCTCCTCTGGCTGCCGCAGCAAAGAAACGTGGAGTTAAGGTCTATCACCTCAATATCGGTCAGCCAGACCTCCCTACTCCTCAATGTGGTCTCGATGCGCTCAAGCACATCGACCGCACCATCCTGGAGTATTCTCCAAGCCAGGGCTATCTCAGTTATCGTGAGAAGCTGGTAGATTATTACAAGAAATTCAATATCAATGTTACTGCCGATGACATCATCATCACATCGGGAGGTTCAGAAGCCGTGCTCTTCTCGTTCATGAGCTGTCTGAACCCGGGAGATGAAATCATCGTGCCAGAACCTGCATACGCCAACTATATGGCGTTCGCCATCTCGGCGGGTGCCAAGATCCGCACCATCGCCACGACCATCGAGGAGGGTTTCTCGCTGCCTAAGGTGGAGAAGTTTGAGGAGCTGATCAATGAGCACACCCGTGCCATCCTGATCTGCAACCCTAACAACCCTACGGGCTATCTCTACACACGCAGAGAGATGAACCAGATTCGCGACCTGGTGAAGAAGTACGACCTCTACCTCTTCTCTGACGAGGTTTACCGTGAGTACATCTACACCGGCAGCCCATACATCAGTGCGATGCACCTGGAAGGCATCGAGCAGAACACCGTGCTCATCGACTCTGTGTCTAAGCGTTACAGCGAGTGCGGTATCCGTGTGGGTGCCCTGATTACCAAGAATGCAGAGATTCGCAAGGCGGTGATGAAGTTCTGCCAGGCCCGTCTCTCTCCTCCTCTCATCGGTCAGATTGTAGCCGAGGCTTCGCTCGATGCTCCTGAGGAGTACTATCGCGATGTATACGATGAGTATGTGGAGCGCCGTAAGTGCCTGATTGACGGACTCAACCGTATTCCTGGCGTATACTCCCCAATTCCAATGGGTGCCTTCTATACCGTGGCAAAACTGCCTATCGACGATTCAGAAAAGTTCTGCCGCTGGTGCCTGGAAGAGTTTGATTACGAGGGCGAAACCGTGATGATGGCACCAGCCTCCGGTTTCTACACCACTCCTGGAGCCGGAAGAAACCAGGTGCGTATGGCATACGTGTTGAAGAAGGACGACCTGAACAGAGCATTGATAGTGCTTGCCAAGGCACTTGAGGCTTATCCGGGAAGAGTGGAGGATGAAGGACTGTAA
- a CDS encoding YggS family pyridoxal phosphate-dependent enzyme: protein MYDVKGNLHEVLGSLPAGVRLVAISKFHPNEYIEAAYAEGQRIFGESHEQELSKKVETLPKDIEWHFIGHLQTNKVKYIAPYISMIESVDSLKLMKEINKQAAKHDRVVKILLELHIAEEDTKSGLSLDACRELLEAGEWRELSHVQICGLMMMASNTDDEQQIAREFDAAAEFFDEVKSKYFADSPAFCERSWGMSHDYHIAVKHGSTMVRVGTTIFGPRVY from the coding sequence ATGTATGATGTAAAAGGAAACCTTCATGAGGTGTTGGGCAGTTTGCCTGCCGGTGTCCGTCTGGTGGCTATCAGCAAGTTTCATCCCAACGAGTATATTGAGGCTGCTTACGCCGAAGGTCAGCGCATCTTCGGCGAGAGCCATGAGCAGGAGCTTTCCAAGAAGGTGGAGACCCTGCCTAAGGACATAGAGTGGCATTTCATCGGTCATCTTCAGACCAACAAGGTGAAGTACATTGCCCCTTATATCTCCATGATTGAATCGGTGGATAGCCTGAAACTGATGAAGGAGATTAACAAGCAGGCAGCGAAGCACGACCGTGTGGTGAAGATTCTTCTGGAGCTTCATATTGCCGAGGAGGATACGAAATCGGGATTGTCACTGGATGCCTGCCGCGAGCTTCTGGAAGCTGGTGAGTGGCGCGAGTTGTCTCATGTTCAGATTTGCGGTTTGATGATGATGGCATCGAATACGGACGATGAGCAGCAGATAGCCCGTGAGTTTGATGCTGCCGCTGAGTTCTTTGATGAAGTAAAATCGAAGTATTTCGCCGATTCTCCTGCCTTCTGCGAGCGCAGCTGGGGCATGAGTCACGACTATCACATCGCCGTCAAGCACGGCAGCACGATGGTTCGTGTGGGTACCACCATCTTCGGACCTAGGGTATATTAA